TGTCGCCAGTCGCTACATTAGCGTCTTTAGCGACGACTCCGACCGCGAGCTGGCGCGCATCCGTGGCCTCGACGTCTCCGACGAGGAACCCGACCCGATCGGCCCTGTCGAGTGTCCGCGGTGCGATCGGGAGACGCCGCGCGAACAGCCGACGTGCGTCTGGTGCAACCAACCCCTCTCCCAAGAGGGGAAGCAGCAACTCGACATGGAAGAGCGGCGCGTCCGCCGACAATTCATGAAGCGTGCTGCCGACAACCCCGAGTTCCTTGACATCCTCGAAGACGAAGTCGGTATGGACGAGTTCTTTGAGGACAGACAAGAACTCCGGAGCGAGATCGAACGATTCGCCCGTGAGCGAGCCGAGGACTGAGTTCTTTTCTGTTGTATCGTATGCCGCGATACCGTTCGGTGGCGCGACACTCGGCGATTCGATACCATTATAGGATGCGCCACCGTAGGAACAGGTGCGCATCACTGTGGTCTCCTTTGTGGGATCATGGGCGTGCTTTCCAGCGAGAACGCGATCGGGTGGCACCCCGGTCGTGTTACTTTTCCACGACGGAACCGCGCTCTCGTTAGCTACATCTACAGTGGCCCATGCACTAAAAACTACCGATAGCGGGTTGTAGGACGGTGTTACAGAGGATTTAGCGACTGATCGATTCATCCAAGCGCCTCCATAATCTCGGATTTGACACGCTCTTGATCGGGCGCATCCAACCCTTTCCGAAGCATGATGCGCGCCATCGCGCGTGTGCGCGGAGTGGACCCGAGCCGGGCTACGCGCTTGAGCATCTCCTCGTTCTCCTCGGCGAACGTCTCGATGTCCTGTAGTTCGTCGCTCATGGCCACCCTCCCTGAAGCACCGCGTCGAGCGTTCCGAGGTCGAGAGCGTCGATCGCCTCGTCACCCCAAATCTCGCGGGCTTCGGCTTCAGTCATCAGTGACCACCAATTCCTCCACCATGTGAGGTGGGATGTATCGAAGCATACGCCCCTTCTCAGCCTGCACCCAGCCACTCGGGAGGACGAAGGCATCGTCGGCTACGAGGCTGTCTCGTTCATCATCCACGAATCGGACCTCGTGACGGCCCTCGTTAGGGGAGTTATCAGCCATTATCCCGACGCCCTCGTGCTGTTATTGCCGGCGGGTTGGATCGACACCGACTCGTTATCGTAGACCTGGAGTGTCGAGACCACCGTGCCGTTGGCGTTGCGCTTCTCGACGATCACCGACACGTCGCCGGATGCGTTGGTGTTGTTGCCACCAGCGGCCACCTCCCCCGCGCTCTTCTGGCCGTCGAGGAACGCCTCAACAGCCGGCGTATCGGACACCTCTCGGACGTTGGATGATTCTGCGTTCACGAACGCGACGTAGGAGACCCCGGTGCCGTCGTTCGGAATCACGCGAACCATCCAGTAGAGTTGTCCGTCAACCACCGTAGGCAACGGTTCGGCCGGCGTGAATCGGTCCCAGTCCGTCGTGCGAGCTGCCTGCCGGACGTAGTTCGCCGCCTTCCGTGGCCCGAACAGTGACTCGCCGTCAGGACTCTCGTAGACGACAGGGTTGCCGGTGCGACCGTCGACCTCCCACACTTCTTTGAGTCCCTGCGCGTTGCCGTAGGGTTCCGCCGCGACGACGTACTTCGTGCCGTTCTGCGTCGGCATCATGTACGGCTGGTCGTTGCCCTTGCCCGGCGTCGGCGCGACCTCGATCTCTTCGGAGTGAGCGCCCACGACCGGGAGCGTGTTCACGATCCCGTTGCGGAACTTCGTCGACTTGACCTTCTTTTTCGTGAGGTCGAACGGCACGAGTTTCTGACCCTTCAACACCGGGTGGTTCCGTGCCTCTTGCGGCGAGAGGTCAGTCACCTCACCGTCCGGCCCGACGAGTGCGACACCGCCCCATTCCGGGGTCGTGTACGGCGTCGGAATCGGCGCGAAACGAACGTTGAAGTTGGGCTTCGTGTACGGCACCGCGATGTACGACTCGCCGTTGTGCGGCACCATGAACGGATCTTCGTAGTTGGCGAGGTACTGTCCGTTCTTCAGCACTTCCCACTTGTAGTGGTTGTAGAACGCGGTGCCGATGCCTGCATCCATCTTGTCGTTGATGGTCCGGACATCCGCGTTCTGCTGGGTCATGTCGACGAGCACCGTCCCGCGCTGCTGGAGCGCGAAGTGGTTGCGCGTGCCGTCCGGGGCGAGCGCGTAACTCCAGTGCGGCGTGTCGTTGACGAACGTGATGTCACGCTTCGTGGTCTGGTACTGCGGGAGGTCGAGCGTGTTCGCGGCGTAGTTACTCGCGACGTTGCCGGGGACGATCCGCGGCTGTTGGGCGTCCACGTCGCTCAGGTTGTTCGTGGGTTCCGCCGACCCCATCATCCGGTCGGACAGGTCTTCCGAGGCGTAGAACCCCGCCGAGATCGACGCCACGATGAAGCCGATGATAATCACCGCTGCGAGCGCCTGGACTGCTGTCGACGGCCCGCTGTCGTCCATCGACATGAGCGCGTAGCCTCCGAGTGCCACGGTAGCAGCAGTAAGCACCCACAACGTCGGCGTCGTGTAGATCCCGAACACGATCCACTGGAGCCACGGGCGGAAGTACCAGGCGAGGCCGAGTGCCAGTAGCGATACGACTGCGCCGATTGCTGCGTATTTCTTGCTCATGAATTTCTCTCGCAAGCTCGCTATCGAAGAGTTTGCACTGTCGTTCTCAGACATAGGTATCAAGCCCCGCTTGTTCCGCCACGATGCCTTGACACAACGCTGAACAGGCGTCTACTTGACACACATACCGCGCAGTCATGATGTCCCCGTGATCCTCGATGAACTCGCGTTCCCACTCGTGACCCTGGGGATGCAACGGCGAGTCCTCGGGCAACTCCAGCCCCTCGGGAGTCTCAATCATTTGACCGAGACCCCCGGACACGCCCGCCGCGCTTCCTCGTGGGCGATCTGGTTTTCCTCTCGATCGACGGGCCACACTTCGGATCGATCGTACCCGTTCAACCGCCGTTGAATCCGTGAAACATGTCGCATGTATGGCTCGTGCGTCCACTCGTTTTGGATCGCCTCTGCGGCCTGATCCGAGTCGGTGTAAAGCACCACCCGCGAGGCTTCGTGGGGCGCGGCCGCGTCGAGTGCGTACAGCGCCGCGAGGTACTCGCCTTCGGCGTGTGAGAGGAGGCCGACCTCCGTGCCGTCGCGTTCGAGGAGTGCGCCCGCTTTGGGGTCGGTCCCGAGTACACACCACCCGACAGCGGCGTTGCCGTCTTTACACGAAACATCGCCGTAGACGCGCAGCGTGTGATACCGTCCCGGCCGCGTTCGCGTGCCGGATCGGTGCATGTTACTCGACATCTCCATCACCCCACCGCCCGCGCGTGCGGTCGAGAATCTCGTCTAAGTCCGAGATGTCATCCTCCACCCACCCGCGTTCCTGATCGCTCAACTCGTCGCCAGCCAGCTCGTCGCGGTGGCGTTCGATAGCGATCATGAGCGGGATCTCCGCCGACAGCGCGTCACTCATAGACATCACCACCGAGTTCTTCGCGCAGCCGGCGAGCACGCGGGACGTTCGGACTGGTGCGCCCCGTCTCCCAATGCGAGATCGTGGTTGTCGTGACGCCGACTTCGACAGCGAGTTCGGATTGATTAAGCCCCGCCGCGTTCCGTCGCTCGCGAATCCACTCACCGCTCGGGATGATGGGCAACAGCGGTTCGCCCAACTCGTCGTGCTTACAATCGCGGTTGATGTGGTCGCCGAGACTATCGCTGGAGCGCCCAAACGCGAGTGCTAACTCGTCGTAGGTCCACCCGTCTTCGCTCAGGAAACGGAGCGCCTGACACTCGTTGGGCGTGATTTCATCCTTCGCCGAGACGCCCTCAGCCATCGATCGCCACCTCCACGCCCGAGCCATCGGCCACAACCCCACCGTCGGCTTCGAGACGTTCGACCGCCCGTTCAAGCGCCTCGACGCGCCGTTCGAGGCGGGCGAGGTCTTGCTCGCGTTCGCGAGACTCACGCCGCAGCGCGTTGTTCTCGGCTTTCAACTCACAGTTCGGACAGTCCGAGTAGTGGTCGCGGCCGTGGTCGTGATCGAGACACCGCGCTGAATCACCCATCGTCCGCCACCTCCGCGCGTTCGAGGACGCCCTGCCAGTCTGTATCGAACTTACGCTCGACAGTCCGAGCGCGCCACTTGCCGTCCACGTCGTACTGCTGGCGGCTCTTCTCGCCACTAGTCTGGATGACTCGCCGAACGTCGTCGAGCGCCGCCTCGTTGGACTCCTCTCGTGCCCGCGCCCTGCGGGTTTCGTAGAGGTCTCGCGGGTCGGCGTCCGTCCACCGTCTTACCTCGCGTTTCACGTACTCTTCGCTGAGGTCATACACCGTGGCAACCTCCGACGGCGAATGGCGCTTGAGTAACACCGCCGCGGTGTTTGCCCGGCGCTGGCGCGCACGCTCTTTCTCCCTCTCGATGTCGATGCTGCGCGGGGTGAGGAAGTTGCCGTGAAATCCGTCCGGCGCAAGCCCGAATCGCGGCGCGATCTCCCGTGGGGTGTGGCAAAGCCGAACCAGGTCGTCAACGGCGTCAACGCGTGCTTCGACCAACGCCTCACGCGCGGCGGTGCGCCACTCACGACAGCAGTCATCCGTGTGCTCGTGCTCGCCCTGCACCCTGACAGTCCCTTTCGACCGCTCCTCTCGAACAACGAGCGCGCCGCACTCACAGCGGACGTAGACCGCGGCGAACCGACTCTTGTCGTGGTAGTTGGGGTTGACCCACTTCATCGCGCGATCGCTGGTTTGCGTGTAATAATCGGGAACTCGCCAACTCCCGAGAAGGTCCAAAATGCGCTTGTTGAGCGTCCGGGCGACCTGCCGCTCGAAATAATGCCCGAGCAAGAACGTTGCCTTGGTTTTCGGCATCCCATCGATAGCGTTCTTCAGCGTGAGCGCACTCTCAAACGGATCGTTGACGGCGTTCTCTCCCTGTATGAGAAACTCGTGACGGCCCACCTCGTCCGGCAGATCGGCCGTCTCGCTGTCGGTACTCTCGACACTCATGCGCCACCCTCCCGCGAGGTCGGCACGTCGTCATGGCACACCGAACAGGGATAGCATCGCCTCGCCTGGGCTTCGGCGCGCGTCGTCTCGGTCCACTCGCGGCCGGCCACGTTGGCTCGCTTCGCACACTGCGCGGCAGGACCATCGCCGTCGCCGTCCGCGTTGTGGTAGGCTTTGGGGCCGCCGCCGGGATTCATGACGAACACCGTCGCGTCGGGATCGCCACCGTCCTGCGAGCGCCGCCACTCGCGGTGGTCGCGCGTGCGCGGTCCGCCACGGTGGGTGTTCCCACCGGAGCATTCGTGCGCCCGTCCAGCGACGTAGAACGCACCACAGTCGGGGCACTCGTCGAACGCATCGGACTCGGCCGCCGTGACCCTGGATTCACTCATCGCGAATCACTCCGACTGGATACGCGGGGCGAGCATCGCCGTCGCCTCGCCCGCACCCTCGGCGAACTCACTGTCGATCATGACGGGGAACTCCTCGCCGAGTCGCATCACCAGCTCGTCGCCCGCCGCCCACGGCTTGTGCATGTCCTTCATGTAATCCAACGAATACAGCGAGTGCGCCGCGCCGACCTCCAGATCGATCAGGTCGTCACGGCCCAACGCCACATGCACGTCGTCGGTATCACCGTCGGCATCGACGTAGAACACCTCGTCGTCGGCGTCCACGCCGAGTGCGATATGATCCGAGACCATATCGGCGGCCGTGATACCACGCTTCAGGTCGCGCGCTTCGAGCGCGATCTCGGCGGGCAAATCGAGGTCGGGAATGTCGGGCTCGCTCCGAATCGAATCGGGATCGATCAGCGCCAGCGTATAGGAGACTGCGCCGACCTCGATCTCCAGTTTCCGCGTCTCTTCGTTGAGTTCGAGATGCACGAGGTCGCCCGCATCGGCCATGCCAACGATGTCCGCCAGCCGTTCGGTGTTGACACCGAGCACCTCGCCGTCGCCCGTGTAGGACTCGAACGCCTCCGCGTCCAACGATAGCGAGACCATTGCGACGTTCGCCGGCCCTACTGCCTTTGTTTGAAAGCCGTCTTTTACGCAGTGAATCTTGCCCTCGTTGACGACGGTATTCAGACGGTCGAGATACTGTCCGATACTTTCTGCCTGGGTGATGGCTTTGAAACTCATGCGGAACCCCCTCCGAGTTTACCGGCCTCCCGCAGTTCCTCCATTAACTCGCGCTGCTCGTCTGCATTCTCCAACCCGTGCTTTCGGCGGTGTTCTGACGGGTCTAGGACGGAGATGTTCCCAGGACGGTTATCGAACCGGCGTCCGTTCTTGTGGTGAACATCGTTGCCGGCGACTTCCTCGAACCCGAACTCAGCGACCGCTAGCAAACGATGGACGGGAACTCGGTGGTGCGTCCCGTCGACATACGTCTTCCAAACCGGGTAGCCGTTGGAGTTGATCTTGTACGGAGCATATCCGTAGCCACTCCGAGAGGGTCGCCTCTCTATTCCGGCCTTCTCCAACTGTGTGCAAACATAACCCCGCGAACACCCAAACTCTTGGCTTATTTTAATAGTACTCAGACCCTCCTCAACGTACAACTCGCGGAGTTCGTCTTCCCCATCCCAAGGCACCTCCTTTGCACGGCCACTAGATTTCCGTTCAAGATCGAACCTATCGAACGCCTTTTTAACATAGTATACGGTACTGCCGATCTCGCCAGCAATTCCTTTGTATGAGAGATCGTCTTCCCAGTACATCTCTCGGAGCTTGTCGGGGTCGTTGAGGATTTCTTCGGTGTTCATGAGTCGTTGGTCTCCGCAGTAGTTGGCTGGCGATCCTCCGGCCGCTCGCCGAACACCCAGAACTGGATGAGTGCGACCGCACCGATCGAACACAGCGTGAACCCGACGCCAGCGAGTACGGTCTCAATGGGCGTCATGGCACACGCCTCCACAGGTCGATGCCATCCCCGTCACGCCGCGTCACATACCGCCCCCACTCGTCGGCCGCGATCTCGACCGCGTGCTCGCCGAGGAGGTGGGCTTTGACCTCCTGCGCCGTGCCGGCGTCGTAGGCACAGAAATGGCAGTGGTAGTCGTCGCTGTCGCGTTTGGCGCTACTCGCCATCGTCACCACCCACCTTGACGCGGACCTCGCCATCGGCGAAGTCAGAACGCGTCCACTCCACGCCAAGCCCGTGCTCGCGCGCTTTCTCAAACACGTCCTCGGTGTCGATAATATCGGAGTCGTTGTACTCCTCGCAGGTGACGATATAGCCCTCGTCGTCGGCGTTGCCGAGCTTGACGCCGTTCAGATCGAGGACGGCCATGACGAACGATTCGCTCATAGTATCACCGTCAGAACCACGCCGAGTTCGTGGAGCGTCCACGCCGCCGTGGCGGCGGCGATCCCGACGAGCGCCCCCACCGCAACAGCAGCCAGGGCGGTGATAAGCGCCATTATCACACCCGCGAGCACCGCGGCCGCGAGGTCAATCGCCCAGTGGTCTTCACTCATGACTGAATCCCTCCGTAAAACGCGGCGAAACACGTCTCGCACCGCTCGGTTTCGAGCGCCAGTTCGCTATTAGCCACGATCACCTGGATACTGGCGGCCGGGTACTCGTCACAGTCCGGGTCGCAGGCCGGCGGGCGGACATACCCACCCTCTCCATCCACATCGACGGTGGTCGGCGCGACGGCGTGCCTGATGCGCCCCCGCTCGCCCTGCGTGAGTGCGACGATGCCACTCTTGCCGATGGGATCGCGGTGGGGGTCGATGACCACCTGCGATTCGGCGGCCATTATCTCGCCCTCCCGATGCGCTCGACGGCACTCTCGATCGGGCCGTCGGTGCTCTCCGTCTCACTCTCCTCGTCCTCGTCGGCCAGTCTAGCGAGCAACTCAGCGGCGTCAGCCAGCCGCTCGATCGCCGCCGCGTCGTTCCGGAGGTCGATGTCCGTCTGCGCTTTGCTGACAGTCTCGCGGGCGTGCAGGCGGTCTTTGGCGACCATCACCCACCACCCCCCCGCCCAATGTCGAAGTCAATCAGTCCGAACGATTGCCGGACCTCGTCGATGTCGTCGCCGAAGGCGTCGGCCAGTTTCTCACAGATTGCGTTGTACGCCTGCGCGTGGATCGTCCCGCGTTCGTCATCCCACGCGCCCGGAATGTCGATCACCGTGAACGCGATCGACCTATGCCCGAGGAACAACGCCCCCGACCACGGATCGAAACACACGCGCTCACAATCATAGGCGTCCAGACCGGGCCGCCCCGAGAGTTCGATACCGCGCTCCCACCCGTGTTCGGGACACACGGTGTCGGGTGCCGTCCGCCCGTTCCACCGCCGCGCAGCGTGCGGGTGGATATACGGCGACCAATACGGCCGGCGCGGGAGTTCGTCGGTTTCCGGTTCGGCCACGTCGCCGCTCGGCAACTGGACAGTTCCTGGTGACTGGCTCTCGGTGCTCATTCTGCCTCGCCCCCCGAGCCGGTCTTGATCCCCTCTGGCGGGACGGCCCACCCGGAGAGCCACTGGCCTTTGCCACCATCACTGACTGGCTGGCCGGGTTCGCCCGCGGTGGCGAGCGTGATGCGCTGGCCATTATGCCCGCCCGGACGCGCTTCGACAGTCTCGTCCAGTGGCCCGACGCGCTCGCGTTCGGTGCGCTCGGAGACGGGGCCGCGCTCGAATACGGACTGGAGCGAGCGACGGAGCGTCTTGTCGCTCATGATTTCACCACTTCACTGTCAAGTTGTGTAACCGAGGAGTACGCACCACTCGCAACAGCGATGTGGAAATGAGCACTCAGCAGTTTGTCAATGAGCTCGTCTTTTGATTTTTCACGGAGTTGTGACCTCTCCCCTTCGACGACCTCCTCAGCGTGCAGTAGGTGCTGTTCGTCGTTCATAGCCAGACCTCCCACACGGCACCGCACGAGCGACACTTGTTCCGGCCGTCGAGCGTCTCGGTTGGTGGGCTATCCCCGCAGGTCGGACACGTCGCAGGTCCAACGACCGTCGTAGACGTGTGGTCGGCGCTCATCGCGTCCGCACCCACCCTTCAGTCTCGCCCCACTTCCACCGTTTCTCGTCAGTCGTACCGGCGGTGAATTGGCGCTGCCACTTGTTGATGACAAGCGGCGAGTTGATGGCTCCATAGATCCGGCGCTCGGTTTCGACGTTGTTGAACGCGAGTTCCTCGATCTCGCGCATCGTAATCCCGAGCGGCTTGTTCCCTGAGCGTGTGTACGCGCGGTGAGACCACAGCGCCACGAGGTCAAGCGTCTGCGTCGGCCACCCCATCCCGCGCTTGTCGCTCTCTGTTGGTTTCTTGAAGTAAGCGCGTGGGAGTGGGCTGTGGTGGTCTCGTACCTGTTGGAAAAGCGCATCGCCAGGCGACTTCGATCGCATGACAGCGTAGAATGGCGTCTCGAACTCGCCAGGGTCGTTGAACCCGAGCGAGTCTTCAAGCACCGCGAGGAGTTGGTCGCGGAGCGCCTGGTTATCGACACGGAGGACGAGTTCGCGCACCGGGAGGTCGTATACGTCGTCGTACCGATCGAACCAATTCATCAGGTGGCCGTGGTATTTATCGTATGGCGTGCCACCGACGTTCGACCGATCGTATTTGAGTTCCACCGAGACACCTTCCGGCGTCTTCGCTTTCAGACAGTCCGAAAGGCCGCCCGTGAGTGGAATTTCATTCGTGTGGCTGACGATCTTCCGATCGGCCACGATGCGCTGTACGTCGGATGGATCGACGAAACGCATGATCTCCCGGTAGGACTGACTCAAGAAGCACCCACGCGAGCGTCGGTCTTGGTCCGAAAAGCGATCGGTAAGGGCGTCGTACACCAACTCGGGGATGTCTTCTTTGTGGATGACATCCTCTGACGGCTGCGCGGCTTGGGAACTCATAGGAACCCCTCCGCTTCGAGATACCGCACGATCTCTTGGCGTGCGACTTGGTTCTCGGTCGCGCCGCGTTGCTTTGCGGCGGTCGTGAGGGCTTCGGATTCGTCACCTGAAAAGGTAAGTTCGATCCGAGTGCGCTCCTCTGCTTTTGTTTCTTGTATCTCCTGTTTTTCACGAGTGACAGATTCGACCGCCCCGTGAGGGTCTTGACCTCTGTCGACCCGTTTTTTCGCCTCGTTTAGATCGTGTTGATTAAGCCCATCCTGAACGGCTTTGGTGGCGATTTCTTCCCCTTCACTGCCGCCACCAGTCATTTTCCGTATTTCCCTAACCGAATTATCGTCTAAATTGTCAACGGTCTTCTCCGTCTGCCCTTTGGTGGGCGAAGTTGATGTGCTGTTGTCGTGTTCTGGATGGAGGGCTGTTCCCTCCCACTCCTCGCGGCCCCGTTCGATCATTCGAGTCACCACCTTTCTCCCAACACCAAGCGCCTCGGCTGCCTGCCGCTGGTTGTAATTTTGCTTGTCCATCAAACGGAGAATTGCGGTGGCCCGGTCCTCTGGCAACACGTCTTCTCTAAACACATCGATATTCTCGGTGATCGACGCCTCTAGTGCTTCGGCGTCGTCCCACCCGACCACCACAACGGGGATGGTCTCGACACCGCCCGCGGCCTGCGCACCGAGCACACGCCGCTGGCCGACCACGGCCTCATAGGGCACTTCAGCGTCGTCCATCCCGTCGCGCTCGCGCACGAGCGGGGGCTGGATCACGCCCTGTTTCTCGATCGACTCTTGGATCGAGCTGGTAACGGGCGAGGACCGCCGCTCGTTCATGTCGCTCACCGCGACCTCGTAGGGATCGACCTCGCGGTACTGGTTCTCTGTCATTCGGAACCACCACCGAGGAGTTCGAGCGCGATCTGCTGCCACGCGAGTTCTTTGATCTGCCAGTCGTTGCCTTCGATGCTGACGTTCACGACCGAGACGTCTTCTGCCTCACCGCTCAGACCGTTCGCGTTCTCACGAAGGTGCGCGAGTGCTTCGTCGCGTGTGTCGTGAATCGATTCGCCGCTCGGCAATTGGACCATGAAGAACTCGGAATTGCTAACGTTCATGCTGACACCTCGCCGGCCGCGCCGCTGTGTTCGGGTTCGCTACGATCGGTAGCCTTTCGGCTTCGGAGTTCGTGGTTGAACATGGGACTGGGTTCAGCAGTCTCCGCGGGCTTTGACCCCTCTCGTGGCACGACCTGGCCGGCCACGGAGGGCGATACGCCCCGCGTGCGTGCGTTCATCGCTCTCCACCATCAGCGAAAAGCGTCTGCTGATCCGGGTCATCCGAAACGTAGCGATCGATCGCGTCCACTTCCCACCCATCGGAGAGATCGCGGCCCGCCTCCTCTTTCTGCTCGTGTGCGTGCACGTACAGTTCGATTGCGTCACGCGCCACCTGCGAAAATGACGTGTCGATGCCACCACACTCGTCAAGCCGATCTAGGAGGTCTTGCTCGATGGTCATCGACTTCCGTTTCATGGACCTGACTTATGCGGGTGTGACCTTAATACTTATGTTGTTAATCCGTTATGCGGTTATGAAGTAGGAAGTAAGAACTACTGCCGTCTCATCGTATGTCTGACGTAAGTATTATAATCATACGTCTAGTAGACCCACGTACAGCGATGACCGACAACACCGTTCGCGTGACGATCAGCATGGACGAAGATCTCGATAAGGAGATCGAGGACCAGCTCGACTATGGCGACAACAAAAGCGAGTTCATCCGCAACGCGCT
The genomic region above belongs to Halococcus saccharolyticus DSM 5350 and contains:
- a CDS encoding HNH endonuclease produces the protein MNTEEILNDPDKLREMYWEDDLSYKGIAGEIGSTVYYVKKAFDRFDLERKSSGRAKEVPWDGEDELRELYVEEGLSTIKISQEFGCSRGYVCTQLEKAGIERRPSRSGYGYAPYKINSNGYPVWKTYVDGTHHRVPVHRLLAVAEFGFEEVAGNDVHHKNGRRFDNRPGNISVLDPSEHRRKHGLENADEQRELMEELREAGKLGGGSA
- a CDS encoding ParB/RepB/Spo0J family partition protein; amino-acid sequence: MTENQYREVDPYEVAVSDMNERRSSPVTSSIQESIEKQGVIQPPLVRERDGMDDAEVPYEAVVGQRRVLGAQAAGGVETIPVVVVGWDDAEALEASITENIDVFREDVLPEDRATAILRLMDKQNYNQRQAAEALGVGRKVVTRMIERGREEWEGTALHPEHDNSTSTSPTKGQTEKTVDNLDDNSVREIRKMTGGGSEGEEIATKAVQDGLNQHDLNEAKKRVDRGQDPHGAVESVTREKQEIQETKAEERTRIELTFSGDESEALTTAAKQRGATENQVARQEIVRYLEAEGFL
- a CDS encoding reverse transcriptase-like protein — its product is MSSNMHRSGTRTRPGRYHTLRVYGDVSCKDGNAAVGWCVLGTDPKAGALLERDGTEVGLLSHAEGEYLAALYALDAAAPHEASRVVLYTDSDQAAEAIQNEWTHEPYMRHVSRIQRRLNGYDRSEVWPVDREENQIAHEEARRACPGVSVK
- a CDS encoding ABC transporter permease, whose product is MSKKYAAIGAVVSLLALGLAWYFRPWLQWIVFGIYTTPTLWVLTAATVALGGYALMSMDDSGPSTAVQALAAVIIIGFIVASISAGFYASEDLSDRMMGSAEPTNNLSDVDAQQPRIVPGNVASNYAANTLDLPQYQTTKRDITFVNDTPHWSYALAPDGTRNHFALQQRGTVLVDMTQQNADVRTINDKMDAGIGTAFYNHYKWEVLKNGQYLANYEDPFMVPHNGESYIAVPYTKPNFNVRFAPIPTPYTTPEWGGVALVGPDGEVTDLSPQEARNHPVLKGQKLVPFDLTKKKVKSTKFRNGIVNTLPVVGAHSEEIEVAPTPGKGNDQPYMMPTQNGTKYVVAAEPYGNAQGLKEVWEVDGRTGNPVVYESPDGESLFGPRKAANYVRQAARTTDWDRFTPAEPLPTVVDGQLYWMVRVIPNDGTGVSYVAFVNAESSNVREVSDTPAVEAFLDGQKSAGEVAAGGNNTNASGDVSVIVEKRNANGTVVSTLQVYDNESVSIQPAGNNSTRASG
- a CDS encoding DNA polymerase sliding clamp, with the protein product MSFKAITQAESIGQYLDRLNTVVNEGKIHCVKDGFQTKAVGPANVAMVSLSLDAEAFESYTGDGEVLGVNTERLADIVGMADAGDLVHLELNEETRKLEIEVGAVSYTLALIDPDSIRSEPDIPDLDLPAEIALEARDLKRGITAADMVSDHIALGVDADDEVFYVDADGDTDDVHVALGRDDLIDLEVGAAHSLYSLDYMKDMHKPWAAGDELVMRLGEEFPVMIDSEFAEGAGEATAMLAPRIQSE
- a CDS encoding helix-turn-helix transcriptional regulator, yielding MAEGVSAKDEITPNECQALRFLSEDGWTYDELALAFGRSSDSLGDHINRDCKHDELGEPLLPIIPSGEWIRERRNAAGLNQSELAVEVGVTTTTISHWETGRTSPNVPRARRLREELGGDVYE
- a CDS encoding ribbon-helix-helix domain-containing protein; translated protein: MTDNTVRVTISMDEDLDKEIEDQLDYGDNKSEFIRNALRKELDGECGSEGNPKAATGMAAD